The Candidatus Hydrogenedentota bacterium genome window below encodes:
- a CDS encoding flagellin, with product MGLRINTNIAALNASRVLSRSTSQLNKALEQLSSGLRINRASDDAAGLAIAEGFNSVVRGTQVAQRNAQDGVSLVQTAEGALSEATNILQRIRELAVQSANGTMSTSNRAALQAEVSQLLEQIDDIATDTEFNGLRVLSAAQTVTLQAGAQAGQTLLIALSGAGASDLGVNAVSVSTMDGAVSALSTLDAAINSVSSLRATLGAIQNRLEFTINTLAIQEENSASAESAIRDADFARVTTEYTRTQILISAGTSVLAQANLVPQTALQLLG from the coding sequence ATGGGACTCAGGATTAACACCAATATCGCGGCTTTGAACGCATCCCGCGTGTTGTCGCGGTCAACGTCGCAACTCAACAAGGCGCTCGAACAACTGTCGAGCGGACTTCGCATCAACCGGGCGAGCGATGACGCGGCCGGTCTTGCCATCGCCGAAGGATTCAACTCCGTGGTTCGCGGCACACAGGTGGCGCAACGCAATGCGCAGGACGGCGTGAGCCTGGTGCAGACCGCGGAGGGCGCCCTCAGCGAAGCCACCAACATTCTCCAGCGTATTCGCGAACTGGCGGTCCAGTCGGCCAACGGTACCATGAGTACCTCGAACCGGGCCGCTCTGCAGGCTGAGGTTTCTCAGTTGCTCGAGCAGATCGACGACATCGCGACCGACACCGAGTTCAACGGATTGCGCGTGCTCAGCGCCGCGCAGACCGTCACCCTCCAAGCCGGCGCGCAAGCTGGCCAGACGCTCCTGATCGCTCTGTCGGGTGCGGGAGCCTCGGACCTGGGAGTCAACGCCGTGTCGGTATCGACCATGGACGGCGCCGTATCGGCCCTCAGCACGCTTGATGCGGCCATCAACAGCGTTTCGTCGCTGCGCGCCACGCTCGGCGCTATCCAGAACCGCCTCGAGTTCACTATCAACACCCTGGCCATCCAGGAAGAGAACTCGGCGTCCGCGGAAAGCGCCATTCGTGACGCGGATTTCGCCCGTGTAACGACCGAATACACCCGGACCCAGATTCTCATCAGCGCGG
- a CDS encoding flagellin — protein MGLRINTNIAALNAARTLRRTTKELNTSLERLASGLRINRAADDAAGLAISEGFRTVIRGSAVAQRNSQDGISLVQTAEGALSEATNILQRMRELAVQAANGTQSTANRMSLDLEVNQLLQQLDDIAFDTEFNGLSVLSAAQTITLQAGFRAGQTIEIAVAGASTVNLGVNGVSLSTMEGAVSCLSTLDAAIQSVSQLRATFGAVQNRLEFTMNSLAITEENASASDSALRDADIATETIQFTRTQILVSAGTAVLAQANIVPQTALQLLGG, from the coding sequence ATGGGTCTTCGGATCAACACCAACATTGCGGCCCTCAACGCCGCCCGCACACTTCGACGAACCACAAAGGAACTCAACACATCCCTCGAACGCCTCGCGAGCGGGCTCCGCATCAACCGCGCTGCCGACGACGCAGCCGGTCTGGCCATCTCAGAAGGATTCCGCACCGTCATTCGCGGGTCCGCGGTGGCCCAGCGGAACTCGCAGGACGGGATCAGCCTCGTTCAGACGGCTGAAGGCGCGCTGAGCGAGGCCACCAACATCTTGCAGCGCATGCGCGAACTCGCCGTGCAAGCCGCAAACGGCACCCAGAGCACGGCCAACCGGATGTCCCTCGACCTCGAGGTCAATCAGCTGTTGCAGCAGCTCGACGATATCGCATTCGACACGGAATTCAACGGACTGAGCGTGCTCAGTGCCGCTCAAACGATTACCCTGCAGGCAGGTTTCCGGGCCGGCCAGACCATCGAAATCGCTGTGGCAGGCGCCTCGACGGTCAACTTGGGGGTGAACGGAGTCTCTCTCTCGACGATGGAGGGCGCCGTTTCCTGTCTCTCCACCCTGGATGCAGCCATCCAGAGCGTCAGTCAGCTGCGCGCTACGTTCGGCGCCGTGCAAAACCGGCTTGAGTTCACCATGAACAGCCTGGCAATCACGGAAGAGAACGCGTCTGCCTCCGACAGCGCCCTGCGCGACGCGGATATCGCCACCGAGACAATCCAATTCACACGCACCCAGATACTGGTCAGCGCGGGGACCGCGGTCCTCGCCCAGGCCAATATTGTGCCTCAGACCGCGCTTCAATTGTTGGGCGGATAA
- a CDS encoding tetratricopeptide repeat protein, translating into MGSTISLAMIVKDEGQVLEECLESVRSLVDEICIVDTGSGDETLEIAHRHGARVIGYLWCDDFGAARNESLRMCSKDWILVLDADERIAKEDIPAIKRIAKGPAAFAYEFTTRNYTNATNIADFHPCAPDDPHARGFEGWHPSRKVRLFPANAGVRFEGKVHELVEPSLVRARIEISPCNVPIHHYPHIRGLEHTRKKQEMYLRLGHEKVAQEPLDPKGYVELGNQYAEVGEYEKAAGAYREALQLDPSNAPVLRDLGGVLHLAKRSEEGKKALLLALRIDPGLSSAWRNLGVIYLDQKQWPAAIESFQNALKTNPNWMDGYRYLSIALEGHGDFAQAAEASKKALQARPDSHDCLRLYIHQMLRLERRQEARDVLQRLIDERACVANVHNALGELYFYDERLEDAKTHFTRAGRLGSPAGYNNLGVVLMKEMRYSEAAAAFEQCLALEPSHHGALANLQKVRNRAGNP; encoded by the coding sequence GTGGGAAGTACGATCTCCCTGGCCATGATCGTGAAAGACGAGGGCCAGGTACTTGAGGAGTGTCTGGAATCCGTTCGGAGTCTCGTGGACGAAATCTGCATCGTGGACACGGGCTCCGGCGATGAGACCCTGGAAATTGCGCACCGCCATGGCGCACGCGTTATCGGCTATCTGTGGTGCGACGATTTTGGCGCGGCACGGAACGAATCGCTGCGAATGTGTTCCAAGGACTGGATTTTAGTCCTTGACGCCGATGAACGAATCGCGAAAGAGGATATCCCCGCCATCAAACGCATAGCCAAAGGACCCGCGGCCTTTGCGTATGAATTCACCACGCGCAACTACACCAATGCCACCAATATAGCCGACTTTCATCCGTGCGCGCCGGACGATCCGCACGCGCGGGGGTTCGAAGGCTGGCACCCGAGCAGAAAAGTGCGCTTGTTTCCCGCTAACGCCGGAGTGCGCTTCGAGGGAAAGGTGCATGAATTGGTCGAGCCGTCACTCGTCCGGGCTCGCATCGAGATAAGCCCCTGCAACGTCCCCATCCATCACTACCCTCACATCCGAGGGCTCGAGCACACACGGAAGAAGCAGGAGATGTATCTGCGTCTGGGGCATGAAAAGGTGGCCCAAGAACCCTTGGACCCCAAAGGATACGTGGAACTGGGCAATCAGTACGCGGAGGTGGGCGAGTACGAGAAGGCCGCGGGAGCCTACCGCGAAGCCTTGCAATTGGACCCGTCGAATGCTCCCGTTCTTCGCGATCTAGGCGGCGTTTTGCACCTCGCGAAACGCTCCGAAGAGGGCAAGAAAGCCCTGTTGCTGGCCTTGCGCATCGATCCCGGGCTCTCGAGCGCCTGGCGTAATCTGGGCGTCATCTACCTGGATCAAAAGCAGTGGCCGGCCGCTATCGAGAGCTTTCAAAACGCCCTCAAAACAAATCCCAATTGGATGGACGGATACCGGTACCTGAGCATTGCTTTGGAAGGGCACGGCGATTTTGCCCAGGCGGCGGAAGCTTCGAAGAAAGCTCTGCAAGCGCGGCCGGACAGCCACGACTGCCTGCGCCTGTACATCCATCAGATGCTGCGGCTCGAGCGCCGTCAAGAAGCGCGCGACGTGTTGCAGCGGCTGATCGACGAGCGCGCCTGCGTTGCCAATGTCCATAATGCCTTGGGAGAACTGTACTTCTACGACGAGCGCCTGGAAGACGCCAAGACGCACTTCACGCGGGCCGGCCGGCTGGGCAGCCCGGCAGGGTACAACAATCTCGGCGTCGTCCTGATGAAAGAAATGCGTTACAGCGAGGCCGCGGCCGCCTTCGAACAGTGCCTGGCGCTCGAGCCTTCCCATCACGGGGCGCTGGCCAACCTTCAAAAAGTGCGTAACCGGGCAGGAAACCCCTGA
- a CDS encoding arylsulfatase, which translates to MREKYYGRRRAIDGSCTRVWASIGLVLATGVLSSGLAYAQEVLPAPPPPFKGEIGLSAKDSKPDFPQQVQAPEGAPNIVLVLLDDVGFGASSTFGGPCQTPTLERLANSGLRYTQFHTTALCSPTRAALLTGRNHHSVHTGVIMEVGTGYPGYDTVMGKDTATVAEILKQKGWNTSWFGKNHNVPDWQTSQAGPFDLWPLGLGFEHFYGFVGAETNQWRPAASQGNTPIEPYLGNPDYNFDYDMADQAIKWVRNQKAVAPDRPFFLYYAPGATHSPHHPRKEWIAKYKGKFDQGWDKVREETLARQKALGIVPANTQLTKRHEGLPAWDSLNTEQQQLSAYMMEIYAGFLEQTDYNVGRVLDAIEELGQVDNTLVIYIVGDNGASAEGWPQGMLNELAGVNGLAEDYQQVLARKDELGTWKTHNHYPSAWAHAMDTPFQWTKQIASHYGGTRNAMVISWPARIEDRGGLRSQWHHTIDIVPTILDVTGLQQPSIVNGVAQKPIEGVSMAYTFDDPKAPSMRRTQYFELMGNRGIYHDGWVACTTPARSSWEPAEFTGDVISGYTWELYHVEEDFSEAVNLAEKEPDKLHELQLLFYAEAAKYNVLPLDHSTIARLDVAIRPSLTRGRTEFTYSQGLTRIPEGAAPDIKNKSFRITAEVVLAKGDEQGVVITQGGCSAGYALLFEGGKPVFYYNLLGITHYRIAAEAPLTPGEHTVAFDFQHDGGGIGKGGTGTIAVDGKQAAQGRIDRTVPVRLSFDETLDVGEDTGTPVSGDYDVPFKFTGQIRKVVVNLGDAKLTAADQEKLRNAQREAALATQ; encoded by the coding sequence ATGAGGGAGAAATATTATGGGAGACGTCGAGCGATAGATGGAAGCTGCACCCGCGTGTGGGCTTCGATTGGCTTGGTGCTGGCGACGGGAGTTTTATCGAGCGGGCTCGCCTACGCGCAGGAAGTCCTGCCGGCTCCCCCCCCGCCGTTCAAGGGAGAGATCGGACTGAGCGCGAAGGATTCGAAGCCCGATTTCCCGCAGCAGGTGCAGGCGCCCGAGGGTGCGCCGAACATCGTGTTGGTTCTGCTGGATGATGTCGGTTTTGGCGCGTCGAGCACGTTCGGCGGGCCGTGCCAGACGCCCACCCTGGAGAGGCTGGCAAACAGCGGGCTCCGCTACACGCAGTTCCACACCACGGCGCTCTGTTCACCCACCCGGGCGGCGTTGCTGACCGGCCGCAACCATCACTCGGTTCACACGGGCGTCATCATGGAGGTGGGGACAGGCTATCCCGGGTACGACACCGTGATGGGCAAGGACACAGCCACGGTCGCCGAGATCCTTAAGCAGAAGGGCTGGAACACCTCGTGGTTCGGTAAGAACCACAATGTGCCCGACTGGCAGACCAGCCAGGCCGGGCCGTTCGATCTCTGGCCCTTGGGTCTGGGCTTCGAGCACTTCTACGGTTTCGTCGGCGCGGAGACCAACCAGTGGCGGCCGGCGGCTTCTCAGGGCAACACGCCCATAGAGCCGTACTTGGGCAATCCCGATTACAACTTCGACTACGATATGGCCGACCAGGCCATCAAGTGGGTGCGCAACCAGAAGGCCGTGGCGCCGGACAGGCCGTTCTTCCTCTACTATGCCCCGGGAGCTACCCACTCCCCACACCACCCGAGAAAGGAGTGGATCGCGAAGTACAAGGGGAAGTTCGATCAGGGCTGGGACAAGGTGCGTGAGGAAACGCTCGCGCGCCAGAAGGCATTGGGCATCGTACCGGCAAACACCCAGTTGACCAAACGCCACGAGGGACTACCCGCCTGGGACTCCCTCAACACGGAGCAGCAGCAGCTCTCCGCCTACATGATGGAGATCTACGCGGGCTTCCTCGAACAGACGGACTATAACGTCGGCCGGGTACTGGACGCCATAGAGGAGCTGGGGCAGGTCGACAATACGTTGGTCATTTATATCGTCGGCGACAACGGCGCCAGCGCCGAAGGTTGGCCCCAGGGCATGCTGAACGAGCTTGCCGGGGTCAACGGGCTGGCGGAAGACTACCAACAGGTCCTTGCCCGCAAAGACGAGCTAGGCACATGGAAGACCCACAACCACTACCCGTCGGCTTGGGCGCACGCAATGGACACGCCCTTCCAATGGACCAAGCAGATCGCATCGCACTACGGGGGTACCCGCAACGCAATGGTCATCTCCTGGCCCGCGCGCATCGAAGATCGGGGGGGCCTGCGCTCTCAATGGCACCATACGATCGACATCGTGCCGACCATTCTGGACGTTACCGGACTGCAGCAGCCATCCATCGTCAACGGCGTGGCCCAGAAGCCTATCGAGGGTGTGAGCATGGCTTACACGTTCGATGATCCCAAGGCCCCGTCGATGCGTCGGACGCAGTACTTCGAGCTGATGGGCAACCGCGGCATCTATCACGATGGCTGGGTGGCGTGCACCACCCCGGCAAGATCCTCCTGGGAGCCCGCCGAGTTTACAGGGGATGTGATCTCCGGCTACACGTGGGAGCTCTATCACGTCGAGGAGGATTTCAGCGAGGCGGTGAACCTGGCTGAGAAAGAACCTGACAAGCTTCATGAACTACAGTTGCTGTTCTATGCCGAGGCCGCCAAGTACAACGTGTTGCCTCTGGATCACAGTACGATCGCGCGATTAGATGTGGCCATCCGCCCTAGTCTGACGCGTGGACGCACTGAGTTCACGTATTCCCAGGGCCTGACGCGCATCCCCGAAGGCGCTGCACCGGACATCAAGAACAAGTCGTTCCGCATCACGGCCGAAGTGGTCCTGGCAAAGGGCGACGAACAAGGTGTCGTGATAACGCAGGGCGGTTGCTCTGCCGGTTACGCGCTGCTATTCGAGGGCGGCAAGCCGGTGTTCTACTACAACCTTCTGGGCATCACGCACTATAGAATCGCCGCCGAAGCCCCCTTGACACCGGGCGAGCATACCGTTGCATTCGACTTCCAACACGACGGCGGCGGCATCGGGAAGGGCGGCACGGGCACGATCGCTGTGGACGGCAAACAGGCCGCCCAGGGGCGGATCGACAGAACGGTGCCAGTTCGACTCTCATTCGATGAAACTCTGGACGTAGGCGAAGATACCGGCACGCCCGTGAGCGGGGACTATGACGTGCCGTTCAAGTTCACGGGTCAGATCAGAAAGGTGGTCGTCAATCTCGGCGACGCCAAACTGACTGCCGCCGACCAGGAGAAGCTGCGAAATGCACAGCGCGAAGCAGCGCTTGCGACCCAATAA
- a CDS encoding tetratricopeptide repeat protein, translating into MTAQYAIAGVAVTVLASLVCGGVPETQFSPEELGLGVEAKPAGGPDGLAGSASCRDCHEKFYQLWSTSNHGLAMQPFTGKLAAEKLTPLEQAVAIGPNEYSVDLAPGQACVIEKRPDGEARYPILHAMGGKNVYYFLTLLDKGMLQTLPLAYDVRQKAWFDMAASGIRHIAGAGERPIDWRDRAYTFNTSCYGCHVSQLTTNYDPATDSYHTVWAEPGINCETCHGPASEHDRLFREAPPDKPPSDPKIISTKPFTVQQTNDLCVSCHAKAYVITPSFRPGDRYFDHYGLVALEDPDFYPDGRDLGENYTYTSWLMSPCVASGKLDCMYCHTSSGRYRFRGADANKACAPCHQDKVDKPEAHTRHEADNEGNLCISCHMPRTEFARMVRHDHSMVPPAPAATQAFGSPNACNICHSDKDAAWADKQVREWRSRDYQAPLLERAGWIAAARKGDWSRLPDMLAYLSRDDRNPIFVASLLRLLRGCPSSEKWPAIIAALDDDSPLVRSAAAEALDGFVTADSVKALMKACRDEYRLVRILAAASLPALPAGRLEQDDQAAFQKAAAEWLASMKSRLDDYASHYNLGNYHAEREETELAIASYETSLKLNPSFVLSLVNASMAYSRQGRNSEAENALREALSIAPQSAAAHFNLGLLLAETGRPQEAEAELRKSLEADPSLAAAAYNLGVLLIQQENREGLDWCRRASTLQPDNPKYAYTFAFYQHQMGDSASAVQTLEQVVARKVAMPDLYALLAQIRAEQGDRDGAIAVYRQAAENDRFSPEVREAFAQRADALAAGE; encoded by the coding sequence ATGACGGCCCAATATGCGATAGCGGGTGTGGCGGTGACGGTGTTGGCGAGCCTTGTCTGCGGCGGCGTGCCCGAGACACAGTTTTCGCCTGAAGAGCTCGGTCTGGGCGTGGAAGCAAAGCCTGCCGGGGGCCCGGACGGTCTGGCCGGCTCCGCCAGTTGCCGGGACTGCCACGAGAAGTTCTACCAGCTCTGGTCTACGTCGAATCACGGCCTTGCCATGCAACCGTTTACCGGCAAACTGGCCGCGGAAAAGCTCACCCCGCTCGAACAGGCGGTCGCTATCGGCCCCAACGAGTATTCCGTGGACCTTGCGCCGGGCCAGGCCTGTGTTATCGAGAAGAGGCCTGATGGCGAGGCGCGCTACCCCATCTTGCACGCCATGGGCGGCAAGAACGTCTACTATTTCCTCACGCTTCTCGATAAAGGGATGCTTCAGACCCTTCCACTCGCCTACGACGTGCGGCAAAAGGCGTGGTTTGACATGGCCGCCAGCGGGATACGTCATATCGCCGGCGCGGGCGAACGTCCCATAGACTGGCGGGACCGTGCCTACACGTTCAACACCTCATGCTATGGTTGCCACGTAAGCCAATTGACGACCAACTACGACCCGGCCACCGACAGCTACCACACCGTATGGGCCGAGCCGGGAATCAACTGCGAAACGTGCCACGGGCCCGCCTCGGAGCACGACAGGCTGTTTCGGGAGGCGCCGCCCGATAAGCCGCCTTCAGACCCCAAGATTATCAGCACCAAGCCCTTTACCGTCCAGCAAACCAATGACCTCTGCGTATCATGCCACGCCAAGGCTTACGTCATTACTCCGTCATTCCGGCCCGGCGACCGGTATTTCGACCACTATGGGCTGGTCGCCCTCGAGGACCCGGATTTCTACCCGGACGGGCGGGACCTCGGCGAGAACTACACATACACCTCGTGGCTCATGAGCCCTTGCGTGGCGTCCGGTAAGCTCGACTGCATGTACTGCCACACCTCGAGCGGCCGGTACCGCTTCCGCGGAGCGGATGCGAACAAGGCCTGCGCGCCCTGCCACCAAGACAAGGTCGATAAGCCCGAGGCGCATACCCGTCACGAGGCCGACAACGAGGGCAACCTCTGCATTTCGTGCCATATGCCGCGCACCGAGTTCGCGCGAATGGTCAGGCATGACCACTCGATGGTGCCTCCCGCGCCGGCAGCCACTCAGGCCTTCGGCTCCCCCAACGCCTGCAACATCTGCCACAGCGACAAGGATGCGGCATGGGCAGACAAACAGGTGCGGGAGTGGCGCTCGCGCGACTACCAGGCGCCCCTCCTCGAACGGGCGGGATGGATCGCCGCCGCGCGCAAGGGCGACTGGTCGCGCCTGCCGGACATGCTCGCCTACCTGTCCCGCGATGACCGGAATCCCATTTTCGTTGCCTCGTTGCTCCGGCTCCTGAGGGGATGCCCGTCTTCAGAAAAATGGCCCGCGATCATCGCGGCACTGGATGACGATTCGCCGCTGGTGCGGTCAGCCGCGGCGGAAGCGCTCGACGGGTTCGTGACGGCCGACTCTGTAAAAGCCCTTATGAAGGCATGCCGGGACGAGTATCGCCTCGTCCGGATCCTTGCCGCCGCAAGCCTTCCGGCCCTCCCCGCGGGCCGACTCGAGCAGGATGACCAGGCAGCCTTCCAAAAGGCGGCGGCGGAGTGGCTGGCCTCGATGAAGTCGCGGCTGGATGACTACGCTTCACATTACAACCTGGGTAATTACCATGCGGAACGCGAGGAGACGGAGCTTGCTATCGCGAGCTATGAGACCTCCCTGAAACTGAATCCCTCGTTTGTGCTGTCGCTGGTGAACGCTTCCATGGCATACAGCCGCCAGGGGCGCAACTCAGAGGCCGAAAACGCGCTACGGGAAGCCCTGTCCATCGCGCCCCAGAGCGCCGCGGCGCACTTCAACCTGGGACTTCTGCTCGCGGAAACTGGCCGGCCCCAGGAGGCCGAAGCCGAATTGCGAAAGAGTCTGGAGGCTGATCCCTCCCTGGCGGCAGCTGCGTACAACCTCGGCGTGCTGCTGATTCAACAGGAGAATCGTGAGGGGCTCGATTGGTGCCGTAGAGCGAGCACGCTTCAACCCGACAATCCCAAGTATGCTTATACGTTCGCCTTCTACCAGCACCAGATGGGCGACAGCGCCAGTGCTGTCCAGACGCTCGAGCAGGTCGTGGCGCGCAAGGTCGCAATGCCCGACCTCTACGCGCTGCTGGCACAGATTCGTGCGGAGCAAGGCGACCGGGACGGCGCCATTGCCGTGTACCGCCAGGCTGCCGAAAATGACCGGTTTTCGCCGGAGGTCAGGGAGGCCTTCGCGCAGCGAGCCGACGCGTTGGCAGCAGGCGAGTGA